One window of Trichomycterus rosablanca isolate fTriRos1 chromosome 2, fTriRos1.hap1, whole genome shotgun sequence genomic DNA carries:
- the LOC134300101 gene encoding GTPase IMAP family member 9-like, translated as MNQEERMIVLLGRTGAGKSATGNTILGRNAFKSERSLDSVRDRIQCAEAVIRGKFIHVVDTPGFFDTKLPQNKIALELYRSVYLSQPGVHAFILVFRFDTFTEQEEEIIKRLKKAFGKQVLDHTILLFTYGEGVREEIIDKQISRNEHLRRVLDQCGGRFHIFNNAEPQNRQQVTELLQKIDTMVQQNEGGFYTNEMYDKANSSCWEIFWQTLKLTQFSEQMKSRSMEQLHLM; from the coding sequence ATGAACCAGGAGGAACGGATGATCGTGCTGCTGGGGAGGACTGGTGCTGGGAAGAGTGCAACAGGAAACACCATCCTGGGGAGAAATGCATTCAAATCAGAGAGATCTTTAGATTCTGTAAGAGATCGGATTCAATGTGCAGAAGCTGTGATAAGAGGAAAGTTCATACATGTGGTTGATACACCAGGATTCTTTGACACAAAACTGCCACAAAATAAAATAGCATTAGAGTTGTACAGGAGTGTTTATCTCTCACAACCAGGAGTTCATGCTTTCATTCTGGTTTTTAGGTTTGATACATTTACAGAACAGGAAGAGGAAATTATTAAGAGGTTAAAGAAGGCTTTTGGTAAACAGGTTTTAGATCACACAATTCTTTTGTTTACTTATGGTGAGGGTGTAAGAGAGGAAATTATAGATAAACAAATAAGCAGGAATGAACATCTCAGAAGGGTGTTAGATCAGTGTGGAGGAAGATTTcacatctttaataatgcagaacCACAGAACAGACAGCAGGTCACTGAACTTCTGCAGAAGATAGACACGATGGTGCAGCAGAATGAAGGAGGATTTTATACTAATGAGATGTATGATAAAGCAAACAGTTCATGCTGGGAAATATTCTGGCAAACATTAAAACTTACACAGTTTTCAGAGCAGATGAAGAGTAGGAGTATGGAGCAGTTGCATCTGATGTAG